Proteins encoded by one window of Methanobacterium sp. CWC-01:
- the purE gene encoding 5-(carboxyamino)imidazole ribonucleotide mutase, translating into MEPKVMILLGSASDINIAEKALDALEKLEIPYDIRVASAHRTHQKVKHIVSKATEKGIEVFMGIAGLSAHLPGIIAANTYKPVIGVPVDVKLGGLDALFATVQMPLGAPVATVGVDRGENAAILAAQIIGIHDFNVRERLSSMRKDFFTKVKEDEDKLLDSLRGKYYSPPSWKSEMKDNPDETSTSPNLNPPKVAVVSGSYSDMKVAKKTTMFLDKLNISHESAVVSPIRSPDKFEKFLDINRDAEVFIAISGLSAHVTGAVVAHTEKPVLGVPCSMRLDGLDALLSMVNMPPGVPVATTGIDAGGNAAILAAEMLALGDNLIKEELLNFKGHINCKW; encoded by the coding sequence ATGGAACCTAAAGTAATGATACTGCTGGGAAGTGCATCCGATATAAATATTGCCGAGAAGGCTCTGGACGCTCTGGAGAAATTGGAGATACCCTACGATATCCGAGTAGCCTCCGCCCACCGGACCCATCAAAAAGTGAAACATATAGTTTCTAAAGCGACTGAAAAAGGAATAGAAGTTTTTATGGGCATAGCTGGGCTTTCAGCCCATTTACCGGGTATAATAGCGGCCAATACTTATAAGCCAGTTATTGGTGTCCCGGTTGATGTTAAACTGGGGGGATTGGATGCCCTCTTCGCAACGGTACAGATGCCCCTTGGTGCACCCGTAGCCACGGTGGGGGTGGATCGTGGTGAAAATGCAGCCATTTTAGCGGCTCAAATTATTGGTATTCACGATTTCAATGTCAGAGAAAGGCTTTCTTCCATGAGAAAAGATTTTTTTACCAAGGTAAAGGAAGATGAGGATAAACTTCTGGATAGTTTGCGGGGTAAATATTACTCCCCCCCTTCCTGGAAGAGTGAAATGAAGGATAATCCAGATGAAACTTCTACTTCTCCAAATTTAAATCCCCCTAAAGTGGCGGTGGTGTCAGGAAGCTATTCGGACATGAAGGTAGCTAAAAAGACTACCATGTTCTTGGACAAGCTCAATATCAGTCATGAATCAGCGGTAGTGTCTCCTATCCGATCTCCTGATAAGTTTGAAAAATTTCTGGATATAAATAGAGATGCAGAGGTTTTTATTGCCATCTCGGGACTTTCTGCTCATGTTACTGGTGCAGTCGTAGCGCACACTGAAAAACCGGTTCTGGGAGTGCCCTGTTCCATGCGCTTGGATGGTTTGGATGCCCTGTTGTCCATGGTTAACATGCCTCCCGGGGTCCCGGTGGCTACCACCGGAATAGATGCCGGTGGGAATGCAGCTATCTTGGCGGCGGAAATGCTGGCCCTTGGTGATAACCTCATAAAAGAGGAATTACTTAACTTTAAGGGCCATATAAATTGTAAATGGTGA
- a CDS encoding UbiD family decarboxylase, which yields MREFLKTLEDDSRVLEIEEKVSTYLQICEIMRKYPKDTLIFQNIRETEMKIVSGICNTREKISQAMGVEVSGITQRIVEATENPVPIDKYQDAKKFFDISKKPDMTELPVPTYYKKDGGPYITAGVIIAKDPDTGVRNASIHRMLVLGADKLTARIVPRHLYTYHQRAERNGEPLEIAIAIGMDPATLLATTTSVSIATDELEVANNFQNGEMGLINCETVDLEVPECEILMEGKILPYERAEEGPFVDLTDTYDVVRQEPVIELDRVHYRDNSLYHAIMPAGNEHKLLQGLPQEPRIFQAVQNTVPTVKHVVLTGGGCCWLHAAVSIQKQTQGDGKNVIMAALAAHPSLKHCVVVDEDVNVFDPEDLEYAIATRVKGDEDIIIVPLARGSSLDPCAAPDGTTTKVGVDATKPLDKKEKFERVSQTL from the coding sequence ATGCGAGAATTTTTAAAAACTCTTGAGGATGATTCAAGAGTATTGGAAATAGAAGAGAAAGTTTCAACCTATCTGCAAATCTGTGAAATCATGCGGAAATATCCAAAAGACACGCTAATTTTCCAGAATATCAGAGAAACCGAAATGAAGATTGTTTCCGGCATTTGTAATACCCGTGAAAAAATATCCCAAGCCATGGGAGTTGAAGTCTCTGGCATTACCCAGAGAATAGTTGAGGCCACAGAAAACCCAGTACCAATTGATAAATATCAGGATGCTAAGAAATTCTTTGATATATCCAAAAAACCGGACATGACTGAATTACCTGTCCCCACCTATTATAAAAAGGATGGTGGGCCCTATATCACCGCAGGGGTTATTATAGCTAAGGATCCGGATACCGGGGTGAGAAATGCTTCCATTCACCGCATGTTGGTACTGGGTGCAGATAAGCTCACCGCTCGCATAGTGCCCCGGCACCTGTACACCTATCATCAGAGGGCAGAACGCAATGGTGAACCACTGGAGATCGCAATAGCCATTGGAATGGATCCGGCTACACTATTAGCAACTACAACATCTGTCTCCATAGCCACCGATGAACTGGAAGTGGCTAATAACTTTCAAAATGGGGAGATGGGTCTGATTAACTGTGAAACAGTGGATTTAGAGGTGCCGGAATGTGAGATTCTCATGGAAGGTAAGATTCTTCCCTATGAACGTGCTGAGGAGGGACCTTTCGTGGATTTAACCGATACCTACGACGTGGTAAGGCAAGAACCAGTTATAGAACTGGACAGAGTCCATTATCGTGATAATTCTCTGTATCATGCTATAATGCCGGCCGGCAACGAGCATAAACTTCTGCAGGGCCTGCCCCAGGAGCCACGCATTTTCCAAGCGGTCCAAAACACGGTACCAACCGTTAAGCATGTGGTTTTAACAGGGGGTGGCTGTTGCTGGCTTCATGCGGCTGTTTCAATCCAGAAACAAACTCAGGGGGATGGTAAAAATGTGATCATGGCGGCCTTGGCTGCTCATCCATCCCTAAAACATTGTGTGGTTGTAGATGAAGATGTCAACGTATTCGACCCTGAGGATCTGGAGTACGCCATAGCTACGAGAGTTAAGGGCGATGAAGACATTATAATAGTCCCCTTGGCTCGAGGATCGTCTCTGGATCCTTGTGCTGCACCTGATGGAACGACCACCAAGGTGGGAGTAGACGCAACCAAACCTTTAGATAAAAAAGAGAAGTTTGAGCGGGTCAGTCAGACCTTATAG
- the amrS gene encoding AmmeMemoRadiSam system radical SAM enzyme, translating into MKKEAMLYEKVGPMLNCHVCNRRCLISRGKRGFCNMRENIEDTLYSLNYAAASSIAVDPIEKKPLFHFYPGTSSFSLGTLGCNFRCRYCQNWSISQAELEDIPTRELPPEEAIKLTKEYNCFSISWTYNEPTMWFEYTYDSAILAQKADIKTVYVTNGYMSQEALELITPFLDAANVDLKGMSERFYKELCDARLQPVLDNIQTMYENGIHLEVTNLIIPGYNDSEDDLKVLVKFMAEEVGVEVPLHFSRFHPDYQLNQVQPTPIKTLEKARDMAREAGMRYVYIGNVPGHDGENTRCYECEELLIQRDGFKVVDKGLKKNKCPHCGAPIDIVD; encoded by the coding sequence ATGAAGAAAGAGGCCATGCTCTATGAAAAAGTAGGGCCCATGTTGAACTGTCACGTGTGTAACCGACGTTGTCTTATTTCCAGGGGAAAAAGAGGCTTCTGTAACATGCGTGAGAACATAGAAGATACTCTTTATAGTTTAAACTATGCAGCGGCCTCCTCCATAGCTGTAGATCCCATCGAAAAAAAGCCCTTATTTCACTTTTATCCCGGTACCAGTTCTTTTTCCCTGGGGACTCTGGGATGTAACTTCCGTTGCCGGTACTGCCAGAACTGGAGCATATCCCAGGCAGAATTAGAAGACATTCCCACCCGAGAACTTCCACCTGAAGAGGCCATCAAACTTACCAAGGAATACAACTGTTTTTCTATTTCCTGGACCTACAACGAGCCCACCATGTGGTTTGAATATACCTACGATTCGGCTATTTTAGCCCAGAAGGCGGATATTAAGACGGTTTATGTAACCAATGGTTACATGAGTCAGGAAGCCCTGGAACTCATCACTCCCTTCTTGGACGCGGCCAATGTGGATTTAAAGGGGATGTCGGAGCGTTTCTATAAGGAATTATGTGATGCCCGGCTTCAGCCCGTCCTGGATAACATCCAAACCATGTATGAAAATGGGATTCATTTAGAAGTGACCAATCTAATAATACCAGGATACAATGACTCCGAGGATGATCTTAAGGTTCTGGTTAAATTCATGGCGGAAGAAGTAGGGGTAGAAGTGCCTCTGCACTTCAGCCGTTTTCATCCCGATTATCAGCTTAATCAGGTCCAACCCACCCCCATTAAAACCTTAGAAAAGGCCCGAGATATGGCCCGTGAAGCAGGGATGCGCTACGTTTACATTGGTAACGTTCCAGGGCATGATGGAGAAAATACCCGCTGTTATGAATGTGAAGAACTTCTTATACAACGAGACGGGTTTAAAGTAGTGGATAAAGGATTAAAAAAGAATAAATGTCCTCACTGTGGAGCCCCCATAGATATTGTAGATTGA
- the thiL gene encoding thiamine-phosphate kinase, whose protein sequence is MPSNKLKISDIGEKRLIKRLLSQSQKSIPHSPFFKNFFNNNSLKSLEDDAAILSMGDQYLVITSDLLFQPSHFPPEMSPLEMGMKSVVVNLSDLAAMGARPLGIIMSMGLPPDLPLEDFDLLVEGILKTCENYDIALLGGDTNQTDEITLCGTALGMVDREKLLMKSGAREGDLVAVTGTLGSAAAGFEVLLSDELVMDALNLKEKDKILKKALQPIARVEESMKLSENKATSCTDITDGLVSEMGEIIAASDQKIGIRFYEDKIPTRPILDVVARISGKNSQEMVLYYGEDFELLFTINPQDFSSLQGEIEVHAIGEVTSSGRIEMIDKDGKTNILVPRGYEHLHKS, encoded by the coding sequence ATGCCCTCTAATAAACTTAAAATTTCGGATATTGGCGAAAAAAGACTGATTAAACGGCTCCTATCTCAGAGCCAGAAGTCCATTCCCCATTCCCCTTTTTTTAAAAACTTTTTCAACAATAATTCACTGAAAAGTCTTGAGGATGATGCTGCTATCCTATCCATGGGAGACCAGTATCTGGTAATAACTTCTGATCTGCTCTTCCAGCCCTCTCACTTTCCCCCAGAGATGTCTCCCCTGGAAATGGGGATGAAATCTGTGGTGGTTAATTTAAGTGATTTAGCCGCAATGGGTGCCCGTCCCCTGGGAATTATCATGTCCATGGGGCTCCCTCCAGATCTTCCTCTGGAAGATTTTGATTTACTAGTTGAAGGGATATTGAAAACATGTGAAAACTACGATATCGCCCTTCTGGGAGGAGATACCAACCAGACTGATGAAATAACCCTATGTGGAACGGCACTGGGAATGGTTGATCGGGAAAAACTTTTAATGAAATCTGGAGCGCGAGAGGGGGATTTAGTAGCTGTTACCGGGACTTTAGGTTCTGCCGCAGCCGGTTTTGAAGTTCTATTAAGTGATGAATTAGTTATGGATGCACTTAATCTAAAGGAAAAAGATAAAATATTAAAAAAGGCTTTACAACCTATAGCCCGAGTAGAGGAGAGTATGAAGTTATCTGAAAATAAAGCCACATCCTGCACTGATATAACCGATGGACTGGTAAGTGAAATGGGAGAAATTATTGCAGCAAGTGACCAGAAAATAGGAATCCGTTTCTATGAGGATAAAATCCCCACAAGGCCTATTTTAGATGTAGTTGCCCGGATAAGTGGGAAAAACAGCCAAGAAATGGTTCTTTACTATGGAGAAGACTTTGAATTGCTTTTCACTATTAATCCCCAGGATTTTAGCTCCCTGCAGGGAGAAATTGAGGTGCATGCCATTGGGGAAGTTACCAGTTCCGGACGGATCGAGATGATAGATAAGGATGGAAAGACAAATATACTGGTACCAAGGGGTTACGAGCATCTACATAAATCCTAA
- the cfbA gene encoding sirohydrochlorin nickelochelatase has product MATNSNSNDVGVILVGHGSRLPYGKDVLSQLAEIYKKNTEYPVEIGFMNMSKPSIPTSINKLADMGVKKIVVTPVFLADGVHTTQDIPRILGLDNGNENLEHNHHHDHDHDGEEEHVHFHGEIIYTKPLGADSRIADIIKDRVDNAL; this is encoded by the coding sequence ATGGCTACAAATTCAAACTCAAATGATGTGGGCGTAATTCTGGTAGGCCACGGAAGTCGATTACCATATGGTAAAGACGTTTTAAGTCAATTAGCAGAGATATATAAAAAGAATACGGAATATCCTGTGGAAATTGGGTTTATGAACATGTCCAAACCATCCATACCCACCTCCATCAATAAACTGGCTGATATGGGCGTGAAAAAGATTGTGGTTACTCCAGTCTTCCTGGCTGATGGTGTTCATACCACCCAGGACATTCCTCGAATTCTGGGACTGGACAATGGCAACGAAAACCTGGAACACAACCACCATCATGACCATGACCATGATGGAGAAGAGGAGCACGTGCATTTCCATGGAGAGATTATCTACACCAAGCCCCTGGGTGCAGACAGTCGTATAGCTGATATAATTAAAGATCGGGTAGATAATGCCCTCTAA
- a CDS encoding Zn-ribbon domain-containing OB-fold protein, with amino-acid sequence MKDIVRGWRHIPQRYNLIGSKCIHCGKVYFPVRVICPECRRKGKLEEIKLSGKGRIHTYSVIHTPTDDFKLISPYVVAIIELEEGTRITSQIVDSDGDNIEIGDEVEVVFRKIREEGDDGVISYGYKFKLK; translated from the coding sequence ATGAAGGACATTGTACGAGGCTGGCGTCATATTCCCCAGCGCTACAATCTTATAGGGTCAAAATGTATCCACTGCGGGAAGGTCTATTTCCCAGTTAGGGTTATATGCCCCGAGTGCAGAAGGAAAGGTAAATTAGAAGAAATAAAATTAAGTGGAAAAGGTAGAATTCATACCTACTCAGTTATACACACCCCCACCGATGACTTCAAGTTAATATCACCCTATGTGGTGGCCATTATAGAGCTGGAGGAAGGAACCAGAATAACCAGTCAAATTGTGGACTCCGATGGAGATAACATAGAAATTGGTGATGAGGTAGAAGTTGTATTTAGAAAAATCAGAGAAGAAGGCGATGATGGAGTGATATCTTATGGCTACAAATTCAAACTCAAATGA
- a CDS encoding HemK2/MTQ2 family protein methyltransferase, translating into MLEYNGLFINTHPQVYEPAEDSLLLANTLELSRKDVVLEIGTGTGIIAISAARKVARVVATDINPWAIHCASKNLIANRAFNVELREGNLFEPVQGEKFDLIVFNTPYLPTEEDEMLDDDLNSAWDGGINGREIIDKFLDGLRGHIREGGRVQLVQSSLSDVDRTLERLEQIGFQASVIAVEKCFFEEIVVISGKLGP; encoded by the coding sequence ATGTTGGAATATAACGGATTGTTTATTAACACCCATCCACAAGTCTATGAACCTGCTGAAGACAGTTTATTACTGGCCAATACCCTTGAATTAAGTCGAAAAGATGTTGTTCTAGAAATAGGAACAGGTACGGGCATCATCGCAATTTCAGCCGCCAGGAAAGTAGCCCGAGTGGTGGCCACCGATATTAATCCCTGGGCAATACATTGTGCAAGTAAGAATCTGATTGCCAATCGTGCCTTCAACGTAGAGCTACGCGAAGGAAATCTTTTTGAACCTGTCCAGGGAGAAAAATTTGACCTAATCGTCTTCAATACTCCTTATCTACCTACTGAAGAGGATGAAATGCTGGATGATGATTTAAACTCAGCTTGGGATGGTGGCATTAACGGTAGAGAAATTATAGATAAGTTTTTAGATGGTTTACGTGGACATATTCGTGAAGGAGGTCGGGTTCAGTTGGTGCAGTCTTCCCTGTCTGATGTGGACAGGACCCTGGAAAGATTAGAGCAGATAGGATTTCAAGCATCGGTAATAGCCGTGGAAAAATGTTTTTTTGAGGAAATAGTGGTTATTAGTGGAAAATTAGGCCCCTGA
- a CDS encoding carboxymuconolactone decarboxylase family protein yields MEKNPYEIFQKECPDLAESFNKLVEVQRSMEGLDAKTKQLINIAIQTANSNPLGVQLHAQIARKSGASREEVKEAVVMNLHLSGLSKVLNCLPAALDGYG; encoded by the coding sequence ATGGAAAAAAATCCTTATGAAATTTTTCAGAAAGAATGTCCTGATTTAGCCGAAAGTTTCAATAAATTAGTAGAGGTCCAGAGGTCAATGGAGGGATTAGATGCTAAGACCAAGCAATTAATAAACATTGCCATACAGACTGCCAACTCCAATCCCCTAGGTGTCCAGTTACACGCCCAAATAGCCCGGAAAAGCGGAGCCAGCCGAGAAGAAGTCAAAGAAGCTGTCGTTATGAATTTACATCTTTCAGGACTCTCAAAAGTTCTTAATTGTCTTCCAGCGGCTCTTGATGGTTATGGATAG
- the rsmA gene encoding 16S rRNA (adenine(1518)-N(6)/adenine(1519)-N(6))-dimethyltransferase RsmA produces the protein MLSRETIKILKKHQIRLNKRKSQHYLVSSSILDRIIRKAEPSVNDTILDIGAGIGTLTIPLSEMARKVVAIEQDPQIASILRERLEEKGITNVDVLEGDATRLELPPFNKVVSNLPYKISSPITFRLLEYDFDFGILMYQLEFADRMVAKPGESKYSRLSVMINLKAEAEKLFTVPKGAFLPPPRVSSAVVKLTPKKDVKLDEFMLNITRALFQHKRKKAKKALLDSYHEWAPDKKFAKEMLSRLDSELMDERPFQMESENIIQITHELKKLIKSD, from the coding sequence ATGTTATCCCGGGAAACAATAAAAATTCTTAAAAAACACCAGATTAGGCTGAATAAACGAAAAAGCCAGCATTATCTGGTGAGTTCTTCTATTTTGGATAGAATTATTCGCAAAGCAGAACCTTCTGTCAATGACACCATTCTGGATATTGGCGCTGGAATAGGTACCCTCACCATTCCCCTTTCAGAAATGGCCAGGAAGGTAGTGGCCATAGAACAAGACCCTCAAATAGCCAGTATCCTCAGGGAAAGATTGGAAGAAAAAGGAATAACTAACGTAGATGTATTGGAGGGGGATGCAACTCGTCTGGAGTTACCACCATTTAATAAAGTAGTGTCTAACCTTCCTTACAAGATTTCTTCGCCAATTACCTTTCGACTTCTGGAGTATGATTTTGATTTTGGAATTTTAATGTACCAGCTGGAGTTTGCAGATCGGATGGTAGCCAAACCAGGAGAATCAAAATACTCCCGGCTCTCAGTGATGATTAACTTAAAAGCCGAAGCAGAAAAACTATTTACAGTTCCCAAAGGAGCTTTTCTACCCCCACCACGAGTATCATCAGCGGTGGTGAAGTTAACCCCTAAAAAAGATGTTAAACTGGACGAATTTATGTTAAATATTACCAGGGCACTTTTCCAGCATAAACGTAAGAAGGCTAAGAAAGCTCTCTTAGATTCGTATCATGAGTGGGCGCCGGATAAAAAATTTGCTAAAGAAATGTTATCCCGATTAGATTCCGAATTGATGGATGAGAGGCCATTTCAGATGGAATCTGAAAACATTATTCAAATCACCCATGAATTGAAAAAATTAATAAAAAGTGATTAA
- a CDS encoding DUF655 domain-containing protein, producing the protein MEDYAIILDFLPLGYVDAGTTTYKRKPVAQAIGTEEFTLLELTPKDNMTLTILQKVYIGAGKRDEISRVNRRIPYEKLTSTAKIELNYVIEEIIRDKEDKFVYFFNESGPISLRLHQIELLPGIGKKHMTDILQARKEGPFESFDDIKKRVPMISDPVKLISKRIVMELESHEAKGKRKYTIFTRPPKRKTQP; encoded by the coding sequence ATGGAAGATTATGCGATTATACTTGATTTTCTCCCTCTGGGATATGTGGATGCGGGTACAACCACTTATAAACGAAAACCAGTGGCACAAGCCATAGGAACCGAAGAATTCACCCTTCTAGAGTTAACTCCCAAAGATAACATGACTCTCACCATACTTCAGAAGGTTTACATTGGTGCCGGAAAGAGGGATGAAATATCCAGGGTTAACCGCAGGATCCCCTACGAAAAATTAACTTCCACCGCTAAAATTGAACTTAATTACGTTATAGAAGAGATTATAAGAGATAAGGAGGACAAATTTGTCTATTTCTTCAATGAATCCGGACCTATATCTCTTCGATTACACCAAATCGAGCTTTTGCCAGGTATTGGTAAAAAACATATGACAGACATCCTTCAAGCCAGGAAAGAAGGTCCTTTCGAAAGTTTTGATGACATAAAAAAGAGGGTTCCCATGATATCCGACCCAGTGAAGCTCATCTCCAAACGAATCGTAATGGAGCTGGAATCCCATGAAGCTAAGGGTAAGAGAAAATACACTATTTTTACACGGCCCCCTAAAAGGAAAACCCAGCCCTGA
- a CDS encoding RNA polymerase Rpb4 family protein — protein MIGKKVLKTDPIPFCQAKDLLEERAKVQELSYEQNLAMDHVTKFSKISVKSAQKMIAELEEIIKTNQAVKMADIMPEDMADMRLMFSKERGAHKKEDLDKILDIINKYRE, from the coding sequence ATGATTGGAAAAAAAGTGTTAAAAACCGATCCCATACCCTTTTGCCAAGCTAAAGATTTGTTGGAAGAACGGGCGAAGGTCCAGGAACTGAGTTACGAGCAGAATCTGGCAATGGATCACGTTACCAAATTTTCCAAAATTTCGGTGAAATCTGCCCAGAAAATGATTGCTGAATTAGAAGAGATTATAAAAACCAATCAGGCCGTTAAAATGGCGGACATAATGCCAGAAGATATGGCAGACATGAGGCTGATGTTCTCTAAAGAAAGGGGCGCCCACAAAAAGGAAGACTTGGACAAAATATTGGATATTATAAATAAATATCGGGAATAA
- a CDS encoding 50S ribosomal protein L21e produces MQRSRGFRSKTRHKLKKSIRAGRTNPITKKIQTFSKDDLVHIIIDPSVHKGQPHPRFHGKTGKVSDKRGRAYIVEINDGNKAKRLIIRPEHLKVQE; encoded by the coding sequence ATGCAAAGATCAAGAGGTTTCAGAAGTAAAACACGACACAAGCTCAAAAAGAGCATTAGAGCCGGTAGAACCAATCCCATTACCAAAAAAATCCAGACTTTCAGTAAAGATGATCTGGTTCACATCATAATAGATCCTAGTGTACATAAGGGTCAACCCCACCCACGTTTCCATGGGAAAACAGGTAAAGTATCCGATAAGCGAGGTAGAGCTTATATCGTGGAAATCAACGACGGGAACAAAGCAAAACGCCTGATTATCAGACCTGAACACCTGAAAGTCCAAGAGTGA